From a single Planctomycetia bacterium genomic region:
- the rimO gene encoding ribosomal protein S12 methylthiotransferase RimO, which translates to MQSLQIVDGGPGACATAAAPLPVIAPGDPASRRGTFSMVSLGCPKNLVDGERMLGLLRDDGWQFIAEPAGSDFVIVNTCAFIDASRQESYAALHEMLDLKKAGGTRGVVVSGCLAERQKEQLLTELPGLDAVIGVFSRDEIARAAERLVGGLGDQRSVFRPAPARPLDDTGRMRVTPRHMAYLKISEGCDRTCTFCAIPKMRGKHATKPIEAVVAEARELAADGVKELVIVAQDTTYYGMDLYGEPRLVELLRRLEEVDGLEWIRLMYLYPIHFTPELVDTIAASRRILPYLDMPLQHASDPVLKRMQRRVGRAATEDLLGRLRDRIPGLTLRTTFITGFPGETREQFAELVDFARQWRFERVGVFTYSLEPDTPAARLDGHLPEEEKAARRDELMTVQQEIAHDHARRQVGRTLDVIIDRQSADRADVWIGRSKADAPEIDCVVYVTAPGTSAARPLTGRIVPVEIVAAAGYDLAGVLATGNT; encoded by the coding sequence ATGCAATCCCTGCAGATCGTCGACGGCGGCCCCGGGGCCTGCGCCACGGCGGCCGCGCCGCTGCCGGTGATCGCCCCCGGCGATCCGGCCTCGCGCCGCGGCACGTTCTCGATGGTCAGCCTCGGCTGCCCGAAGAACCTCGTCGACGGCGAGCGGATGCTCGGCCTGCTGCGCGACGACGGCTGGCAGTTCATCGCCGAGCCGGCCGGATCGGATTTCGTGATCGTCAACACCTGCGCCTTCATCGACGCCTCGCGGCAGGAGTCCTACGCCGCCCTCCACGAGATGCTCGACCTCAAGAAGGCCGGCGGCACCCGCGGCGTCGTCGTCTCCGGCTGCCTCGCCGAGCGGCAGAAGGAGCAGCTGCTCACGGAGCTGCCCGGCCTCGACGCCGTGATCGGCGTGTTCTCGCGGGACGAGATCGCGCGGGCGGCGGAACGGCTCGTCGGCGGTCTCGGCGACCAGCGCAGCGTGTTCCGCCCGGCGCCGGCCCGGCCGCTCGACGACACCGGCCGGATGCGGGTCACGCCGCGGCACATGGCCTATCTGAAGATCTCCGAGGGCTGCGACCGGACGTGCACGTTCTGCGCGATCCCGAAGATGCGCGGCAAGCACGCCACCAAGCCGATCGAGGCGGTCGTCGCCGAGGCCCGCGAGCTCGCCGCCGACGGCGTCAAGGAACTCGTGATCGTCGCCCAGGACACGACCTACTACGGCATGGACCTGTATGGCGAGCCGCGGCTCGTCGAGCTGCTCCGCCGCCTCGAGGAGGTGGACGGCCTGGAATGGATCCGGCTCATGTACCTGTATCCGATCCACTTCACCCCCGAGCTCGTCGATACGATCGCCGCCAGCCGCCGCATCCTCCCCTACCTCGACATGCCGCTGCAGCATGCCAGCGACCCGGTGCTCAAGCGCATGCAGCGGCGTGTCGGCCGGGCCGCCACAGAGGATCTCCTCGGCCGGCTCCGCGACCGCATCCCCGGCCTCACGCTCCGGACGACGTTCATCACCGGCTTTCCCGGCGAGACCCGCGAGCAGTTCGCGGAGCTCGTCGACTTCGCCCGGCAGTGGCGGTTCGAGCGGGTCGGCGTGTTCACCTACTCCCTCGAGCCCGACACGCCCGCCGCCCGGCTCGACGGCCATCTCCCCGAAGAGGAGAAGGCCGCCCGCCGCGACGAGCTCATGACCGTGCAGCAGGAAATCGCCCACGACCACGCCCGGCGGCAGGTGGGGCGGACGCTCGACGTGATCATCGACCGGCAGAGCGCCGACCGCGCGGACGTCTGGATCGGCCGCTCGAAGGCCGACGCGCCGGAGATCGACTGCGTCGTCTACGTCACGGCCCCCGGCACCTCGGCAGCCCGGCCGCTGACGGGCCGGATCGTGCCGGTGGAGATCGTCGCCGCCGCTGGCTACGACCTCGCCGGCGTGCTCGCGACCGGGAATACCTGA
- the ispG gene encoding 4-hydroxy-3-methylbut-2-en-1-yl diphosphate synthase, which translates to MVELRRNPTRGVRIGSITIGGGHPIATQSMTATHTQDVAATLEQANALHAAGAGVVRIAVDSKKDAAALPAIRAGTPANLAIDLQENYRLALDVAPHVDKLRYNPGHLYHHEPTKPWQDKVKFIADVAAANDCGLRVGVNCGSVDPAKKEQFAADDSLGPMLASALEHCALLDALGFTRYVVSLKDSDPLKVIEVNRRFAAERPDVPLHLGVTEAGMPPDGIIKTRIAFEQLISRGIGDTVRVSLTVPNADKPQEIAAARAILDDIAAGRVRSVVDYGLSTLNIISCPSCSRVENEAFIDLARQVKEMTAYARDHAITIAVMGCRVNGPGETDDADLGLWCGPTHVNLKRRSVELGAFPYDEILPKLRHELDTLIAERA; encoded by the coding sequence GTGGTCGAGTTGCGACGAAATCCGACGCGGGGCGTGAGGATCGGCTCGATCACCATCGGCGGCGGCCATCCCATCGCCACCCAGAGCATGACGGCCACCCACACCCAGGACGTGGCCGCCACGCTCGAGCAGGCGAACGCCCTGCACGCCGCCGGCGCCGGCGTCGTCCGCATCGCCGTCGACTCGAAGAAGGACGCCGCCGCCCTGCCCGCAATCCGGGCCGGCACTCCCGCCAACCTTGCCATCGACCTCCAGGAAAACTACCGCCTCGCCCTCGACGTTGCCCCCCACGTCGACAAGCTCCGCTACAACCCCGGCCACCTCTACCACCACGAACCGACCAAGCCCTGGCAGGACAAGGTGAAGTTCATCGCCGACGTGGCCGCCGCCAACGACTGCGGCCTGCGGGTGGGCGTCAATTGCGGCAGCGTCGATCCCGCCAAGAAGGAGCAGTTCGCCGCCGACGACTCCCTCGGGCCGATGCTCGCCAGCGCCCTCGAGCACTGTGCCCTCCTCGACGCGCTCGGCTTCACGCGCTACGTCGTCTCCCTCAAAGACTCCGATCCCCTCAAGGTGATCGAGGTCAACCGGCGGTTCGCCGCCGAACGGCCCGACGTGCCGCTGCACCTCGGCGTCACCGAAGCGGGCATGCCCCCCGACGGCATCATCAAGACGCGGATCGCCTTCGAGCAGCTGATCTCGCGCGGCATCGGCGACACCGTCCGCGTCTCCCTTACCGTCCCCAACGCCGACAAGCCCCAGGAGATCGCCGCCGCCCGCGCCATCCTCGACGACATCGCCGCCGGCCGGGTGCGGAGCGTCGTCGACTACGGCCTGTCCACGCTCAACATCATCTCCTGCCCGAGCTGCTCGCGGGTCGAGAACGAGGCCTTCATCGACCTCGCCCGGCAGGTCAAGGAGATGACCGCCTACGCCCGCGACCACGCGATCACGATCGCCGTCATGGGCTGCCGCGTGAACGGCCCCGGCGAGACCGACGATGCCGACCTCGGCCTGTGGTGCGGCCCGACCCACGTCAATCTCAAGCGGCGCAGCGTTGAGCTCGGTGCCTTCCCCTACGACGAGATCCTGCCCAAGCTCCGCCACGAGCTCGACACGCTGATCGCGGAGCGGGCCTGA